One stretch of Phacochoerus africanus isolate WHEZ1 unplaced genomic scaffold, ROS_Pafr_v1 Scaffold_33, whole genome shotgun sequence DNA includes these proteins:
- the LOC125119285 gene encoding LOW QUALITY PROTEIN: olfactory receptor 10R2-like (The sequence of the model RefSeq protein was modified relative to this genomic sequence to represent the inferred CDS: inserted 1 base in 1 codon), which produces MANSSCVTEFFLLGFSSLGDLQLVLFVIFLCLYLIILSGNITIISVIRLDHSLHTPMYFFLSVLSTSETFYTIVILPKMLVNLLSVLRTISFVSCASQMYFFLGFAVTNCLLLGVMGYDRYAAICQPLHYPILMSWRVCGQLAAXCIVNGFLISLAGTTLVFSLPFCGSNKVDHYFCDISPVIHLASAETYINQLVIFICGILVLVVPLTCICISYGFIVSTVLKIPSAEGKRKAFSTCASHLIVVIVHYGCASFVYLRPSAKYTSGKDRLVTVTYTIITPLLNPMVYSLRNKDVQLAIQKMLGKTGFSVKTS; this is translated from the exons ATGGCCAATTCCTCCTGTGTCACTGAGTTCTTCCTGTTGGGTTTCTCCAGCCTTGGGGACCTGCAGCTGGTCCTCTTTgtcatctttctctgcctctatttGATCATCCTGAGTGGAAACATCACCATCATCTCAGTCATCCGCTTGGATCACagcctccacacacccatgtacttctttctgtctgtcctttCTACTTCTGAGACCTTCTACACAATTGTTATCCTGCCCAAGATGCTTGTCAATTTGCTCTCTGTACTCAGGACCATCTCCTTTGTGAGCTGTGCTTCCCAGATGTACTTCTTCCTTGGTTTTGCTGTCACCAATTGTCTGCTTCTGGGAGTGATGGGTTATGATCGCTATGCTGCCATCTGTCAACCTCTGCACTACCCCATTCTCATGAGCTGGAGGGTGTGTGGGCAACTGGCTG ACTGTATTGTTAATGGTTTCCTAATATCTCTGGCGGGCACAACTTTAGTCTTTAGCCTCCCTTTCTGCGGTTCCAACAAGGTCGATCATTACTTTTGTGATATTTCACCAGTCATCCACCTAGCCTCTGCTGAAACCTACATTAATCAACTGGTCATCTTCATCTGTGGCATCTTGGTGCTCGTTGTGCCCTTGACCTGCATCTGCATCTCTTATGGATTTATTGTGTCTACTGTCCTGAAGATCCCATCAGCTGAAGGCAAGCGAAAAGCGTTCTCCACCTGTGCCTCTCATCTCATTGTGGTCATCGTCCATTATGGCTGTGCTTCCTTTGTCTACCTGAGACCCTCAGCCAAATATACATCAGGCAAAGACAGGCTGGTGACAGTGACTTATACCATCATCACCCCCCTGCTAAACCCTATGGTGTACAGCCTCAGGAACAAAGATGTGCAGCTGGCCATTCAGAAAATGCTTGGGAAGACTGGATTTTCTGTTAAGACttcataa